TTTGGTATTCCTCCGCTTCTTTTTCTTTTTCCAAATAAGTTGAATTTTAACATTCTCTCACCTCCTAAAGGGTTTGTGAGGGTCGGAAGAATATTCTCTCAGTGTAAAACTTGTTGTAAGAAAAATATCCCCTACCACGGTACTTTTTCTTTAACTTTTCAAGCTCAAGTGGGCTTCTTGCAACAATTTTCTCGTATTTTTCGTCAAAATCCTCGATGAGGTTGTTTAGAATCTGGAAGTCTGTTTTGCTGGCTAATGCTCCCATGATTGCTATGTGTGTTGCTCCGTAAACGAGATCGTGGGGTAGTCTGTGCAGGTATTGGGTTGCTGTTATTAATGCTACTTGGTTGCTCCTCCCCTCACGGAAGAGTTTATTTACTGCATACCAGCCCCATTTGTCTCTGAGGTAATTCTGCACCTCGTCAACAAAAACAAAAACTGCAGTGTCTCTTTTTCTTGCGAATTCGTCTATTGCATAGTCTATTACTTTCTTGAAAATTAACAGTTCTTCCTTTTCTGTGAGCTGGCTGTTTTGAGAAAAGTCTATGACGTTGATTTTGTCATTGTCGATGATTTGGAAAATATCTTGTCTTTTGTCATCGTTTTTAATCAAGATTTTGCTACGTTTTAACAGGGTCATGACGCTTTTAACGCCCATGTAGGTGCTCTTTTTTGCATCTTTGCCAGCTTTTTGGATGAGTTCTATGTATGCATCCCTTATGACTTCATCTGGATCTCTCATTCTCCTGTAATCCCACCGTTCTTCGATTTCTCTTCCATAGATGCTACTCAATGGGATTGTGGTGAAACGGGCTACTTCTCTGTAATTTAGATGTTTATATCTGAGGTAGCCGGTGGTTACTTCTGCTGTTGGCCCGCTGTCGAGTGCTATGTCTTTTAGATCTCTTGTTGGGTTGAAGACTATTCTTCGCATTGGATAAGCTTCTGGTTTGAGTCCGAAGTGGCCGAGGAGTGTGTTCCCCTTGCTTCTTTTCTTTAAGCCAAGGATGTTGGGCCAGGCCAATGCAAAGTCTCCCATTAAGCCTACTCTTACTGTTCTCTCTTCATTACCAACGAGTATTTTCTGTCCTGAGTGTTCGAGCAGGTATATGTATACTAGAAAGTCTTTGTAGTTAGGGAGCCTTTTCTCTAAACCTGCCTCGCTGTATTTGTCAAGTAGTTCATAAAATGTTTCTCTAACGAGGATTGCTTTACTTTTGTCGTATTTTCTTTCAAACACTAAGATAAGGGGTTTTTCATTATGTTGTCCCCATGTTGTGTGCCAAAGTTCTTGGATTAGCGCCCTCATGAACGCTGTCTTCCAGAATCCCGATGGTCCTAAGATTAGCATGTGCGTTGCCTCATCTGGTTTGAGTATCAGGTGTCTTTTCACGCCTTCTTCCTCTTCTTTTGTGTTCCCATGTCCTATGAATATCCTCTGCTCAATATTGTTATGTAGTTGTATGTTTGGAGTTTCAACAGCTTCAGCCATTTTCCACACCTCTATATCTCAAACTAACCCGTTCATTTTACTAAAACAAAAATTATACCCTCTCAGGTGATTTTTAATATTTTCAACTTTTTCGGCAATCATCCAGCTTCTTTTTCAAAATGAACATCTTTCCCACCACCTGATTATGTTCTGAGATATTTACGGCGTTTTCTTTCGAGAATAAGCCCTAACCCGCCGACAAATAGCCCGCTTAGGATTAATGCTCCCCACAATCGTTTGGCACTCTTTTTTTCACTCTTGGCTTCGTCAATGTAGTTGCTCTCTGATTGCTGCTCAATTTGCTGAACAAGCCCGGAGAAAACAGCCTGATATGTCTTCAATTGTTCTTTGAGATACTGACTTTCCCCTTTTAATGCATTGTATTTCTGCGTGAGGTTTGCTAACTTTTCTTTAAGCTTTCTGTTCTCTTTCGTTAGATTTAGAAGCTTTAACTGTAGTTTATTAAAATCTGTTTGTTGGGAAGGCTTTGTTTTGCTCTGCTGCGGTTTTTGCTGCTGGCTTGTTTGAGAAGTTAAGCTCTTGATTTTCTCTTTCAGTTGCTCGTTCTCTTTTGTGAGCTCTGCAATCTTGTCCTTGAGTTTTGAAATCTCTGCAAGGTATTTGCTAATTGAGAATTTGCCTTCTTTGGGATTTACTGCAACACTCAATGCTTGGCCGCTTTGGATTGAGACAACAGTATAGTTGTTGAATTCCGTGAAGGAAAGTTGTACGCCAACTAAATTTACACTCTCAGTTTGATTTATTACAAGAAAATCTCTCCTGCTTGGTGTTTCAATTATTGCAAAGTAAACGTGCTTGTTCTTGTCATAATCAACTGTCACAGTAATGTTCTCATTGATTACAATTTTATCTCCAGCCTTGAGATAGCCAGTGTATGACCAAGTTGCAGCCTCAACAGTTCCTATTAATATTAATAGGAATATTAAAGGAATAAGAGAGCGCTTCATGCTTTATCCCTCCGGGTTGTTTACGGTGATTGTAAGCTCTCTTGGGCTGACGATGGTGATGTTCGCAATGTAAACGCTAGTTCCGGCGAAGTACTCTTTTCCAAGAATCGTTATGTTATCGATTGTGATGTTCATAGGCTCCCAAAAGATTCCCTTTGGCGTGATAAAGAAGAACTTGCCCTTGCTTACGTCATAGTCGGGCTTAATCGTAAAGTCTAGCTCCTTGATTGTTAAGTTACCTCCAACGTAAACAAGCTCTTCGTAAACATGTAACTGTGTTTGATTGCTGGTCTGATTTCCGCTTTCTGTCTGATTGCTTACTTTTTCTGTTAAATTACTAAGTTCGCTCAGGTCAATGATTATCAAAGAGCCTTCCTTTCTTATGCATCCGGCTGATAAGACCATTAATCCAATTAAAACAAATACGAAAGCCCTCTTCATTCTCATCACCCCAAGCTTATCGATTCAAATGGACTTTCAACAACAACGGCTCCGGTTTGTCTGTTCACGCAAACAACATTGTATGTGTTCAGTTTCGTGCCTTGAACCTCCTGCCAGACCTCAAAACACCAGTACCAGCCTGTTTTCTTTTCTTTCTCTGTCAAAGTTTCTGGCTTAACAAAGAACCGAATATCAATGTTCGCTTCTTTCAGCTTTTGATTTAGCGGAGCAAAGTGCTGTCTTGCAAGAGTGTAAGCCTCTTCAGCCGTGACATTGTAGAATTCTAAGTGCTGTCCGGTTTTGGCAACTAACAAGCCGCCAGCATACTTTAGAATCAGTGTTGAGTTTTCTTTGTATGCAATGAATCCTTCTTTGGGATAGCCAAGCTCCCACAATCGCTTTTCAATCGGGTTTGGACGATTGTCGATATACTCTTTAGCGGCGTAAATGATGAGCGTTGAAAAAATGAAGAGTGCTAAGAGGATTTTTGCTAAGCTCGGTTGTCGTGGAGAATAAGTGTAAGGGGAGAGGCTCATTCACCTCCCCCCTAACCGGATTCAGAAGAGACTGTTACGGGCCATGTGGAGGAGGCATTGGCTTGGAGAATGAGTGGACTTGTCTCGTTGAACAGCATTGCTGTATTGCCTGATAGATCCTTGACCTCGAACCAGAATGCGTAGTAGTTGCCTTCAGTGATGTTGCTTAGTGTTATTGGGCTTGTAGTGCTGTTTACAATGCTAAATGTAACATTGGCAAAGTCGTTAACGCTGTTCCCGGCGTAATGAACTATGTACTCGGCAATTGCATCGTTGTCAGTTGCATTGAAGCTGATTGTGAATGTTTGTGCAGTTGCATTGTAGTCAATGCTAACGCTGTTGATTACAGGATCAAATGTGTCTTTAACTGTCAGGCTGTAAACGTCAGTCTTGTAGGTTTTGGTCTCGTTGTTGGCTAAATACATGACTTCAATGTAGTAATAAACAACATCACCGTATTGTGTTGGAATTGTTGCCGTGTAGGTTTTATTATTCTCGGTAGCTTGAACAGCTGTGTAAGTTGCATTGGCTGGATCGGCAACATTAAGTGCATAGTAAACGCTGACATTTTGCACTTCAGCACCCTCTGAAGCTACAACAACAAAGGTAACTGCAACGCTTGCGTCAGCGTTAACGGCAGCTGATAAGTTTTCAACAGCAACGGTTGGCTCTGAAGTCTGCTCTTCTGTTGTGTTGCTGTTTAAGATGTTGTTAAGGTCAACTACTGAACCAATGTTGGGCTTTGCCACGATAAAGTACCCCGCAACTAACAACAGCACCAAAAACCCCGCCACAATCCAATTTTGCATGCTTTTCTTCATTCAAAACACCCCCTTAAACGCGTTAGCAATATCTTCTAGGAGCGAGGGGATCGACTTGAGGAGATTCACAAAAGCATCAAACAACGAAAATTCCTTCATAAACGCAAATGCCGCTAAAATGCCAAAGGTAAGTTTGAGTCCTCTGCTCCCGCTGGCGAAGCTTAGAACTAAGAAGACAATGCCTAAGATGAGGTAGGGATGAGTTCCTGCCAAGTTCTGCATTCCATTGATGATTGCATTAATTGTTCCAGCGTCCACCATTGCCAATCACCTTCCTTGCCTAGATGCAAGTCCCATGAGTATTCCAGCAGTTGCAAAACCGACAACGCTCTTGAGAAGTTCTGCAACAACTTGAGTTGGATTGTTGTAAATTGCAACAAGGTAGACTCCTGCAATAGTTCCAAGAGCTAAGAGATCTGCAAGTCCCCACTGCGGGCTGATGAATCTTAAAAACGCTAACGTGAGCAACACTGCAAGCCCAACGACATAATACCACTCAGCGCCAAACCCAAGTATTGTGAGAGTAGTTTTCAGCGTATTCTGGAGCACTGTAATGTTCAAGAGATAAAAGATGAAAGCAGCTGCAAGCCTCTGCCAGTCCTTCATTGTCATCACCCGAGTAGTCCTGCTGGCAGAATCACAACATTGTGGAAGCCACCAATGAGCTGTGCTGCCAACCAGATTATTGTCATCCAAGGTTCATCGCCAGTCTCTGGAAGCATTGCGTAAGCACTCATTATGCCAACCCAAACCAAAACGCCAGGATTGTATTCTCCAAGATTTAGCGTTACTGCCCCACCAAGCATTGCAAGCATGCCAAAGAATATTGCCGCACTAACTATCACTGGAGCAAAGATTGCGGCAAGATCATTCCTTTGCCCGCCAGTCATTCTCTGGTAAACAACGTTGTACATGCGGTAGTATGCCGTCTTGTCAATGAAGTAGTCCATTGCATCAAGAAAGAGCACTACTGCTAGTGGGGTTGCTCGGACTGCTTCAACAAAATTACCTGCTGTTACTGACTTATCAACTGCATACTTCATAATGAATGCAAACATGCCTATTGCAATTGCTGTTCTAATGAGAACTCTCCCAATTGCGAGCTTCTTGTAATCAGCCAACGCCAACACCTCCAAACAGGGTCAGGAATTTGAAGCCCGTAACAAGTTGCACGGCAAGCCAATACAAGAGGGAGAATTCGCTTGTTCCAGTCTTTGGCCAGAGCAAGAGGAGCGTTAGGACTCCTGCGACGACATAAGTTATTGGGCTGATGATGGCGAAGTTTAGGGTGATTGCTCCAGCGAGCAGCCATGTAACGACGATGAAAAATAGCCCGGCAACTGCAAATGCTGACAGCACTCCAGCAAAACTCTTCTGCCTACCCCAAACTTTTTTGTAAAGGCTGCCTGTGTCAAAGAGGTAATCCATGATGACGACGAATCCAATTATTGGCAATGGGATGCTTGCAAATGCTTGGTTGAACTGTGCTGCCGTAATTGAGTGCTCTTGCGCATACCAAGAGATGCCAGCCATTATCAGTGCTATTACTGCTTTGTAAATCAAATTTGGAAGGAAAGAGCCTCCAAAGAGGCTCTTATTTTTAGATGCGTTTTCAGCCGTTTTCACCACCTCCACTACCAGAATTTGAGTTTGCTGATTAATGGTCCCAATAAGTGCTCTCCAACAAACTTGCCAGAGAACCATCCCACGAGGATCACCAATCCAAGGAAAGAACCCATAGGTCCAAGGAATTGTCTGCCGAACCAAGTAACGGCTGCTGCAATCATTATTACAACCAAGTCAGCCATTGTAAGCCCGAATGGAAGGCTGATGCCACTTAAAAAGTTTGAAAAGTCCCAATGGGGTTCATATTGTTTTGCAAGAGCCTCAATGTTTTGTGCTTGTTCTGCGTTCCATTTTGCCTGTTCTTTGAGCCCGTTGGTTGCTTTTATTGCCGCATTAAGCCAAAAGTCACCAGCGTCTTCCATTTTTCTTGCATAATTTAACCAGTTGAGGGCCCATTTTTTATCTTTGCCCTTCTTTACCTCTTCGAGATATTTGTCGAGGCCCTTTTCTGCTTTGTCGTAAGCTTCTTTCGCCCTCTTTGCATATTCAATGCCTTCAGGAATGTTCATTGTCTCGGCCTTTGCTCTTAGCTCGTCTGCTTGTAGTTTTTTCTTTTCAAGTTCTTGCTTGATTGTGTTGACAAGCTGTTGTGCTGCTTCTATATCAGCCGCAGTTACTTGTGACTTATTCGTTAGTTCAACAAGGGGCTTAACCCTCGAATCCTTGAAAGCAATCTCAATGTTCTCTTGCACGGAAACTTTTGGAACGACCATAAACCATATTGGAATCTTGACCCCATCATCACGAGTCAATTCAAGATAGGCAAGTCCAGCAACAACATAGTCAATAGTATCATTCGTTGAAGTGTACTTGACTGGTAAACCAAGTTCATAAGAAGTTGTGAAATCAGTCATCTTAGTTGACTTCGTGTAAGCTATCTCCCATTCTCCTCCTTTAATAACTCTCGCAACAATGATTCTGAAGTCATCGCCGAAAACTGGAGGTTTTCCATTGACTTTTATCAGCGGATCAAAGTACTCAGGAACCGCTTGGAAAATGAACTTCCAGTTTGCTGTTGAATCCATCACATGAATTGGTGTCGCCATGCTGATGACTTCAAAGTTTGATAGGGCTCCATAAAGCCGTTGTTGGAATATTTGATACATGTCAACATACTCAGAATTCAACATACTTTTTGGAGCGCTGGCAGTTAGGTTTCCAAACTGTCCAAAATCTGGAACTCCAGAAGTATGCATGTAAGCGCTCGTGGTTTCTCCAACAACGTCAGTATCAGCCATACCAGTGAAGATATAACAGGTCTTCGTAGTATTATCGTAAACGTATTTGCTACCTCCAGCAAGACTGCTACACTCTTCTTGACTGTCTGCTGTCTTCCACTCCCACATCTCCCTTTGAGCCTGAACCTCAACGCCTATCTCAAAACGAGGAACAACCGCATTGGTGAGGTTATGGTAAATATTTCTGTTAAAAGTACCAGAGTAAACTGCATCTCTCACCATGTAAACGTAATCATCTGGAACTTTCAGCACTGTTCCAAGAACAAATTCTTCACCGTTTAACAGTGGGACATCATCACCGCTCCAAGACCACGTCCTTGTCCAGAGCTTTTGACCTGTTTCCGTATCAATTACATAAACTTTGACGCTGTACAAGTGCAGATAAGCCCAATCCGGGTTCTTCTTTGCAACAGTGATCTTGACCTGAACAGGGAAGGCACTGAATCCATAAACTTTATCGGGCCCATACACTTCGACCTTTAAATCTCCAAGAGAGCCCTGCTGCTGGTAATCATAGCTCACAAAATCGCTCATCAGCATCTGAGTGTACTTTGCAAGCTGCTTGTACGCCTCCTGCTGTGCTTCCTTGGAAAGCTTTAGCCACTCCTCATAATCCTTTCCCTCTAAAACGTCTTCCGTTGTTGCATTTTTATCTGCAGTTTCTGTTTCTCTGGATGTAGGTGCTTTCTCTTTCCCCCCTCCCCCATGAGTTACAACATATGTAGTTCCGGCTCCAGCAATAAATGCCAATATTAAAGCCACAACAACCCATACCGCAAACCTGTAAACTACGAACCTCTTGAGCTTTCTTGGATTCATATTAACAGAAATAAACGGAAAAGGAAAATTCACGTACACTATGCATCACCTCCTTGCCAGGGCTGCCAAAATAGCAATTATGATTAAACCCGCAATTGCGTAAATGAGCCAGCTGTTGTCTCCAGAACCGCCACCAAGCAATGAGAATCCTGAATCCTCGGAAATCGTGACGGCAACCTTGTCGCTGAAGACTACAGCATCCCCTTGGAGAACTTGGACGTTCAGTTCATATGCGTCATAGGTAAGCTCGGAAGGCACGGCGAAGGCTATCGAAACGTCCTTCTCAGTGAACGGAGCGACGCTGATACTCTGGTTGATTTCCTTTGTCAGGAAGCCACCACTCACTTTGATGGTGTAGTACTGCACGCTACTCGACGGGTTCTTGAAGTGGAGCGTTATCGAGCCCTCGCCACCCTTCTGCACTGTTATCTGCTTCGTGACGAGCGTAATAGCAGGATTGACTTGAATGTCAAAGACTGCAACAGTTGAGAGGAATTGGAACTCTAAGGTGTAGCTTCCCTCTGCAGGAACATTGACCTGGAATGTGTAAGCCTCATAAGGCGAGAATGCATGAGAATCGCTCCAGACCTCGTTGCCTTGACTGTCCTTGAGGATTGCAGTTACCACGATGCTTTGCCCTGAACTTTCACTTACTCTCACTTCATTCGCTCCCACCGTCCACTCTGAAGGCATTTGCACCGAGAAGGGAAGCGGAACAACCTCATAAACAACTTGCTTGCTCGTGGTATAGGTTTGGCTCATGATGGCGTCATTTGAGGTAAGAGTGAGTGTGAATGAGTGAGTTCCAACGCTTCCAGCCTTAAATTTGATTGTGATTTGAGTATCTCCGCTTATATCACCTAGATAGTATTTTCCTGATTCTGGAGAGATTGTTTGTCCATCCTTGCGGACTTCGAAGACGTCAGAAAGCCCGCTAAGACTTAGGTAAGTGTTGTAAGTTGCTTGGGTTGAAATTGGACTTAGCGTGAACGTTAGCTCGTAAATAGAGTTCTCATAAACTTGAATGTCGCTTGGGAAGTTCAAGAACTGGAATGCTGCTGATGAAGGATACATTACAACGCTAACGCTCATATCACTTTGAACGTTGATAGTTTTCGTAACGCTCCAATAGCCTTGCTTTTCAAAAGTTAGAGTGTGAGTGCCTTTTGTGAGCTCCAAGCTTTGCCCGTCGTCAATCGTTCCAATTGTAGTATTTCCTTCCTTTATTGTTACACCAGTAAGAGATTGACCGCTTAGGGCATCTTTTAAGTTAAATATTACAATACCTGTTTCTTCTTTCACTGTTACGCTTTTCAACCATACCTGTGCATTCACATCATACAACACAAGACCAAAATACACTCTGATATATGCTATATCATTTGGATTAAGTGAAACTCCCTTTGAAGCCAAATCTTGTATTGGGTTAACGGTTACATTAGTAAATCCAGCTTCTATCGCAGTTTTATCAAGCACATAAAACCTATACTCCGTATCTGCAGCAACAGAAGCATAATACGTAGTTCCATCTCTTGAGCCGGGTTCCAAGTTTGAACCCGCCGTGGCATATCTCAAGCCCACAACTGTTCCATCTTTTCTGAAAATCAAAACACCAACAACATACGCCCTATTTGCTCCAGAGCCAAAGATCTGAAACGTTACAGTAAAATTAGTGCTTACTTCTATTGACTGATTAAGAACAGCAACAACACCCCTAGCATGCCCTGTTGATCCACCATAACCCTCCCAAAGCTTCATAGCACCCTTTGTGCTATCATACCCAAAAGACCATACGGGAGGATTACTTGTTTGTCCTCTAATATACCAATAAACACCGTCTTTACTGTTCAACCATGTTCCACCACTGTCCATGCTTTCCCTCAAATAAGACCATGTGTCTTGTGAAAAATCAATCGTAAGCCCTGCTCCAGCTATTAGTTCTGCCCTAGTTCCTACTATCAAAATGCTAAAAAGCAACAATAAACCAAACAAAACGCTTAACGCCCTTCTTTTCATTCTTCATCTCCCCACAGCATAGTCAGTAATTATGCCAGCCACAAGAGCTACAACAACGAGAGCAGTTTTTTCATTCAAAGCAGCCAAAGAGCTTAGAAAAGTGCTGAAGCTTCCAGCCTGCTGAAGTAACGCTATGAGAAAAGTGCATAGCAGAATGTCGTAAATTAGAACTCGCCAGCCTGCCGAGAGCGGTCTTATATTAATAATATTCCTGTTCCCCTTGTTCGTGAGTGCCCAATGAAGAATAAGCCCTCCAATAGCTCCAAAGAATGCTGCTTCTTTTGTAATAATGCTCCAACCAAACTTTGCAAAGATTCCAATGACAGTTATGAATAGAATCAGTTGAATCAAGCTCTTGCTCTTCATACTGCAACCACCTGCCTTGCTCTCCTCAAATCCTCAAGAACCTGCTTCAGTTCCCTTTCTACCCTAATCTTCTCTTCCAGAATCCTATGATACTCCTGCTCAAGCCTTGCCTTCCTCTTTTTCAGCCTCCTAAGCCTCTTCTCCAGCTTCTCAACAGAATCCATACCACCGCCTCCCAATCCGAAATAGTTCAAGAAAAGTTGGAAGAACTCATTTAAGTTCATATAAGCTAAGATTTAGCTAAAATTTAGCTAAAACCAAAAATTGATAAAACAATTAGAGTGTTACTTCTTTGTCTCCAGAATATAGAACTCGTCCCATTGGAATACAATCCTAAATTCGTCCCTTTCAAAATTTTCAACAGTTACATTATAATATTTTTGAGTAAGGGGGCATAAGATTACATATTTGATGCCATATTTTTGTATTATTTCTTTTCTTTTGCTAGGGGTCATGAAGAATTCCTCAGTATCAATTCTTCTTCGCCTCATATCTAAGAAAGGATTCCCATGCCCATAAGTTACAGCAACAACTGGTCGTCCTGTAAACGCTGCTATGTACTCTCCAATTGTTAAAGGATGACCAATTAAATAGTCATCACGTTTGGAATTTTGAATTAACCATTCAGAGACTTTAATTACCCCTTTACTATAATTTTGGAGCCCTAATAATGTCAACTCTTCAAAATTGTGGTATGTGGAAAGAGAGTAATAGGAAGAGTAATTATATTCAATAAACGTAATAGAGCCATAGATTATAAAAATAAAACTAAATAGAAGGGCAAAGACTTTCTTTGGTAAAGATTTGGGAAGATAGCTAAGAATAGACTGAATTCCATAAAAATAAACAATTAAATATGTATATTTTAGTGGTATAAAGAAACGCCGTGAAAATATAAAGATTTTGAAAGATTTTAGGAGCTCTGGAAATATTATTGATATTGATATACCTAACATCATTGCAAGAACTATTTCAGAATTCTTATCTTTGTCTTTTCCTCTATACATGGAATACAAGCCGAACAACCACAATGGGACAAAGTATAATGAAGGTACAATACCCCTTAATTTTGTAAATATTGTATCCGTTTGTTCATGAAAGTATATATCCTCAATCGCTTTTGGAGTGACTTCTTTGTTTATTATTATGTTAACATAAAACGGCAAGCTAATTATCAATCCAAGAGTAGCTACTTTCAATAACTTGCGATCTGTTTTTAGTAAACCATAAATTAAGACCGAACTGAGTAGTGCTATTGCAAGAGAGTGCGTCAAAAGTGTTAAACCTAGAATCATGCCTGCCAGTAAAGTATATCTCCGAGAGCTCTTATATCTTTGAGAATTAAGCAGCTCAAGATAAAATAATGGCAAAAATATAGTAATAAGCTCTTTTGGATTCGGGAATAAATGCCTCTTCAATATCAGAAATGATAAAGAACCTAATACTAGTCCACCATACTCCTCGTTTAGTGACTCCCCGAGTTTATACCAGGCATATGTCATAAATACAGAAAATACTAATGGTGTCCATATCATCAAGTCCCAAATACTATATCGAGTAATCTTAGCTAAAAATGCTATTAGTATATGATATAGAAAAGGATACCAGTTGGGGAAAACATTATAATGTTGATCCAGGAATGGATTTCTACCAAGATAAATCCCTCTAATCATTGCCATATGGATTAAGGTATCCCCTCCAGTACCCCCTACTGGAAATTTTCTTCCATGGATAACTGCAAAATTTACGATAAAAGCAATTAATAAGAGCCAAAGCAAATCTGCTTTCACTCTTTTCATATCTCAACCCCTAGCTCTTTAATTACTTGTTGGATGCTCTTATTTCCAAATTCTTCTCTAAATAGTTTTGCCACTGCCTCCCTATAAATTTGAGCTTTAGATGACCTTTTTACTATTGCTAACAACTTTGCCATCATCTCAGTGTCTATATCTGTGGAAATTCCTCGAACAATGACGCCTTTTTCACCAACCCTTTGTGCCAACCTTCATCACCTCCTTAAAAGGGCATAAATTGCGAGTTCCCTCTGTTTCAGGCTTTTTCTCATTCTCAAGAACTCCTTTGTCTTCTCAACATTTCCTTTGAGCCATGGCGCAATCATAAAAGCGTGTAATCTTGCAAAACGCCCATTCAAGAGTTCTAGCTGCTTTTCAATGTCCTCTAATTCCGTCTTAACAAACTTCCAAGGTCTAAAAAGTGCATCATACGCAACCAACAAAAGTACCCCACCAACAAGAATTACGCCGAGAACCTCAATCATCCTCCCACCTCCAACACATTCTTTAACTCATCAACCACCCGAGAATAAGCCTCGTCTGCCTCGAACTCTAAGTCAAGATAGTGCTCCTCGAGAACGGTCTGCCCAACTTGCCCAATGATAAATTTGATAACGTGATCCTTCACTCCACGTCTTGAGAGAAACGTTGCAAACCATCCTCTTATTGAGCGAGCAGAAACTTTCTTGTATGCTACTTTCTTGTGTAGAGTTCCATACTTGATTTTCTTAACTTTCCTCAATTCCTGTAGAAGTTCTTTAGGCATGTAAATAAATGGCGTTGATTTCTTACCGAGACGCCTGCCAAGATGGTACTTAATGAAGTTCTCATGCACCTCAACCCTATCAGGGTCAAACTCCTCAAGCATCGCTTGAATTGCTTTTAAGCGTGCTCCACTAAAGACCAAGATTTTGAAATACAGTTGGATAACTTCATCACTATGCTCGAGGTGATACCTCCAAGCTTCTGCAATTTCATGATCTTTTGGCTTTGGCTCAGCTTTCTCCTTCCGAGTTTTCTTTAGCGGCGTAAGTTCATAGTAAAGTTCATACTCATCCCTCGAGATTATGTTACGCTTTTTGAGAAAAGTGTAGAACTTCCTTAATGCTTTACACAAATTCTTTGCATAGTTCCTTTTCCTTAGAGCTTTCTCCAAATCCTCGTGAGTTCTGACTTTGAATTTGTCAAAAAAGCTCTCCAGCAACCTGAGATATTCCTCCGCAGTTTCTTTTCCCAACTCTCCAAGCTCCACTTGCCCCGAGAGCCACTCTAAGAACTGCGGCCTAAATAAGACCCACAAATCGGAGAGACTGGAGGCTTCGGGAGCCGGGGACCCGGGTTCAAATCCCGGCGGCCCCACCATCACTACTTCTGGCTGTTCTTTGTCAAAGAAGAGAAAATTTAAGCAGACAAGTTTTATTGAAATTGTCCAACAGATCAAGACTGCACAATCAGAGCAGTACTTTCAATTCTCTTGAAGTCTTATTGGAACTTTAACTTTATTTTATTCCAGGAGGTGGA
Above is a genomic segment from Thermococcus sp. SY098 containing:
- a CDS encoding t26-9p, with the protein product MVDAGTINAIINGMQNLAGTHPYLILGIVFLVLSFASGSRGLKLTFGILAAFAFMKEFSLFDAFVNLLKSIPSLLEDIANAFKGVF
- a CDS encoding transporter, which codes for MKRVKADLLWLLLIAFIVNFAVIHGRKFPVGGTGGDTLIHMAMIRGIYLGRNPFLDQHYNVFPNWYPFLYHILIAFLAKITRYSIWDLMIWTPLVFSVFMTYAWYKLGESLNEEYGGLVLGSLSFLILKRHLFPNPKELITIFLPLFYLELLNSQRYKSSRRYTLLAGMILGLTLLTHSLAIALLSSVLIYGLLKTDRKLLKVATLGLIISLPFYVNIIINKEVTPKAIEDIYFHEQTDTIFTKLRGIVPSLYFVPLWLFGLYSMYRGKDKDKNSEIVLAMMLGISISIIFPELLKSFKIFIFSRRFFIPLKYTYLIVYFYGIQSILSYLPKSLPKKVFALLFSFIFIIYGSITFIEYNYSSYYSLSTYHNFEELTLLGLQNYSKGVIKVSEWLIQNSKRDDYLIGHPLTIGEYIAAFTGRPVVAVTYGHGNPFLDMRRRRIDTEEFFMTPSKRKEIIQKYGIKYVILCPLTQKYYNVTVENFERDEFRIVFQWDEFYILETKK
- a CDS encoding integrase, with translation MELGELGKETAEEYLRLLESFFDKFKVRTHEDLEKALRKRNYAKNLCKALRKFYTFLKKRNIISRDEYELYYELTPLKKTRKEKAEPKPKDHEIAEAWRYHLEHSDEVIQLYFKILVFSGARLKAIQAMLEEFDPDRVEVHENFIKYHLGRRLGKKSTPFIYMPKELLQELRKVKKIKYGTLHKKVAYKKVSARSIRGWFATFLSRRGVKDHVIKFIIGQVGQTVLEEHYLDLEFEADEAYSRVVDELKNVLEVGG